Proteins encoded in a region of the Triticum dicoccoides isolate Atlit2015 ecotype Zavitan chromosome 3A, WEW_v2.0, whole genome shotgun sequence genome:
- the LOC119267109 gene encoding RING finger and transmembrane domain-containing protein 2-like — MMDAPPPPRTTTPTTTPPASPRPQTQPQAQASAAVPSRRYGVHFSASSFIQAPLSALLEYSGVLRADPGPHHPPAGGGEVSIRIVGPAATDGAVVQEEGDAAGGAQPSAPAAAAGADSSSSYQRYDIQQVARWVEQILPFTLLLLVVFIRQHLQGFFVTIWIAAVMFKSNDILRKQTALKGERKMLILVGITILFVVHVSGVYWCYKNGDLIRPLVMLPPKDIPPFWHAIFVILVNDTMVRQTAMIVKCILLMYYRNTKGRSYRRQGQMLTLVEYFLLLYRALLPAPVWYRFFLNKEYGSLFSSLTTGLYLTFKLTSVVEKIQSFFTSLRALSHKDFHYGSYATSEQVAAAGDMCAICQEKMHVPILLRCKHVFCEDCVSEWFERERTCPLCRALVKPADLRSFGDGSTSLFFQLF, encoded by the exons ATGATGGACGCGCCGCCACCACCGCGGACGACGACGCCGACCACCACGCCCCCGGCGTCGCCGCGGCCCCAGACGCAGCCGCAGGCCCAGGCCTCCGCGGCCGTGCCCTCCAGGCGCTACGGCGTGCATTTCTCCGCCTCCAGCTTCATCCAGGCGCCGCTCTCGGCGCTGCTCGAGTACTCGGGCGTCCTCCGCGCCGACCCCGGCCCGCACCACCCGCCCGCCGGGGGCGGCGAGGTGTCGATCCGGATCGTGGGGCCGGCGGCCACCGACGGGGCCGTCgtgcaggaggagggggacgccgcgGGAGGGGCGCAACCCTCCGCGCCGGCGGCCGCGGCCGGCGCCGACTCCTCCTCCTCATACCAGAGGTACGACATACAGCAGGTGGCCAGGTGGGTGGAGCAGATACTGCCATTCACGCTGCTGCTGCTCGTCGTCTTCATCAGACAGCACCTGCAAG GTTTCTTTGTCACCATCTGGATTGCTGCCGTGATGTTCAAGTCCAATGACATCCTGCGCAAGCAGACTGCTCTAAAG GGGGAGAGAAAAATGTTAATTCTTGTTGGGATTACAATATTATTTGTCGTTCATGTATCTGGAGTGTACTGGTGTTACAAGAATGGTGATCTTATCAGACCTCTGGTCATGCTTCCTCCAAAAGATATACCACCATTTTGGCATGCAATATTTGTAATCCTAGTGAATG ATACAATGGTGCGCCAAACTGCTATGATTGTGAAGTGCATACTGCTAATGTACTACAGGAACACCAAGGGCCGTAGCTATCGTAGGCAG GGTCAAATGTTAACACTTGTGGAATACTTTCTACTTCTGTACCGTGCCTTATTGCCTGCTCCTGTATGGTATCGCTTTTTCCTGAACAAGGAGTATGGGAGCCTATTTTCCTCGCTAACCACTGGACTATATCTTACGTTCAAGTTGACATCTGTTGTGGAAAAG ATTCAATCATTTTTTACATCACTGAGAGCATTGTCCCATAAAGACTTTCATTATGGCTCATATGCAACGAGTGAGCAG GTTGCTGCTGCTGGAGATATGTGTGCTATATGCCAAGAGAAGATGCACGTCCCCATTCTTTTGCGCTGTAAACATGTCTTCTGTGAAGATTGTGTCTCTGAATG GTTTGAGAGGGAGCGCACCTGCCCACTGTGCAGGGCACTGGTGAAGCCAGCAGACCTCCGGTCATTCGGCGACGGTTCGACAAGCCTCTTTTTCCAGCTTTTCTAG
- the LOC119267108 gene encoding autophagy-related protein 18d-like, which produces MSSQVSTSRGLHPPEKIMAYESPPTWPLSVPTSKAEAGSSDDQEVRLLSVSWNQDCGCFAAGTSNGFRIFNCDPFKETFRRDLKSGGFGIVEMLFRCNILALVGGGSNMHYPPNKVMIWDDHQSRCIGEFTFRSDVRAVKLGKDNIVIVLETKIYVYNFTDLKMLHQIETLSNPKGLCCLSHHSNTSVLACPGLSQGHVRVEHFGLKVTKMITAHDSHISCMALTMDGLLLATASMKGTLIRIFNTMDGTRLQEVRRGLDKAEIYSIALSPNVQWLAVSSDKGTVHIFSLKVRVAGEDSSNDQRTLEAPRMDHQNSSTSMDPLIQTNTGSNASSSLSFMKGILPKYFSSEWSFAQFHLPEVTRYIVAFGAQNTVMMVGLDGSFYRCIFDQVSGGQMTQKEYSRFLKTDYPPLRTLTA; this is translated from the exons ATGAGCTCACAAGTCTCCACATCGCGGGGTTTACATCCCCCAGAGAAAATTATGGCATACGAGTCCCCTCCCACATGGCCACTGTCGGTGCCTACGAGCAAGGCTGAGGCAGGTAGCAGCGATGACCAGGAGGTTAGGCTGTTGTCGGTTTCTTGGAATCAGGATTGTGGTTGCTTCGCTGCTGGCACAAGCAATGGCTTCAGAATCTTTAACTGCGACCCTTTTAAGGAGACTTTCAGGAGGGATCTGAAGAGTGGTGGGTTTGGGATAGTTGAGATGCTGTTCCGCTGCAACATCCTTGCTCTTGTAGGTGGCGGCTCCAATATGCATTATCCGCCCAACAAGGTGATGATCTGGGATGATCACCAGAGCCGCTGTATTGGGGAGTTTACCTTCCGCTCTGATGTACGGGCCGTAAAATTGGGGAAAGATAACATTGTGATTGTCCTTGAGACAAAGATATATGTTTATAACTTTACGGATCTGAAGATGCTCCATCAGATAGAGACCCTGTCAAATCCTAAAGGACTGTGCTGTCTCTCTCATCATTCCAATACTTCAGTGCTGGCCTGTCCTGGGCTGAGTCAGGGACATGTTCGGGTAGAGCATTTTGGGCTAAAGGTGACAAAGATGATTACAGCCCATGAttcacacatttcttgcatggccTTGACTATGGATGGTCTCTTGCTGGCAACGGCAAGTATGAAGGGTACTCTAATCAGAATATTTAACACGATGGATGGCACTCGCCTGCAAGAG GTGCGCAGAGGTCTTGATAAAGCCGAGATATACAGCATTGCACTGTCACCAAATGTGCAATGGTTGGCAGTGTCCAGCGACAAAGGAACGGTTCATATATTCAGTCTAAAAGTCAGGGTTGCGGGTGAAGATTCAAGTAATGATCAGCGTACCCTTGAAGCTCCACGGATGGATCATCAGAATTCTTCTACCTCTATGGATCCTCTTATACAAACAAACACTGGATCCAATGCAAGCTCATCACTGTCTTTCATGAAAG GGATTCTGCCGAAGTACTTCAGCTCAGAGTGGTCATTTGCTCAGTTCCATTTGCCGGAAGTCACACGTTACATCGTAGCTTTCGGCGCTCAAAACACTGTAATGATGGTTGGCCTGGATGGCAG CTTCTACAGGTGCATCTTTGACCAAGTAAGCGGCGGGCAGATGACCCAGAAGGAATACTCACGGTTTCTGAAGACTGACTACCCTCCCTTGAGGACATTGACCGCGTAA